From Synechococcus sp. A10-1-5-1, a single genomic window includes:
- the typA gene encoding translational GTPase TypA, protein MSGEHPGTPIRNIAIIAHVDHGKTTLVDALLAQSGIFRDNEAVPTCVLDSNDLERERGITILSKNTAVDYEGIRINIVDTPGHADFGGEVERVLGMVDGCLLIVDANEGPMPQTRFVLKKALEKGLRPIVFVNKIDRARVDPEQAVDKVLDLFLELGADDDQCDFPYLFGSGMGGYAKPDMKTESENMRPLFDAILRHVPPPVGDPEKPLQLQVTTLDYSDFLGRIMIGRIHNGTIKGNQPVALLRDDGSVKRGRISKLLGFQGLQRVEVEEARAGDLVAVCGFDEVNIGETIACPDEPQALPLIKVDEPTLQMTFVVNDSPFAGKEGKFVTSRQVRDRLNKELLTNVALRVEDTDSPDRWAVSGRGELHLGILIETMRREGYEFQVSQPQVIFRTIDGTPSEPYETLVLDVPEESVGACIEKLGVRKAEMQNMENTNDGRTQLEFVVPSRGLIGFRGEFIRATRGEGIMSHSFLDYRAMQGDFDTRRNGVLIAFEEGTATFYALKNAEDRGQFFISPGTKVYKGMIVGENNRPQDLDLNVCKTKQLTNMRSAGAEELDTLQAPMQMTLERALEYIGPDEMLEVTPESIRLRKLPAKKPAKR, encoded by the coding sequence ATGAGCGGCGAGCATCCCGGAACACCGATTCGCAATATCGCGATCATTGCCCACGTCGACCACGGCAAAACCACCCTGGTGGACGCCCTGCTCGCGCAATCGGGCATCTTCCGCGACAACGAGGCCGTCCCCACCTGCGTGTTGGACTCCAACGACCTGGAGCGTGAGCGTGGGATCACGATTCTCTCGAAGAACACCGCGGTGGACTACGAGGGGATCCGCATCAACATCGTGGACACCCCTGGCCACGCCGACTTCGGCGGTGAGGTGGAGCGAGTCCTCGGCATGGTCGACGGCTGCCTTCTGATCGTTGATGCCAACGAGGGGCCGATGCCCCAGACCCGGTTTGTGCTGAAAAAGGCCTTGGAGAAGGGCCTCAGGCCGATCGTGTTCGTCAACAAGATCGACCGCGCCCGCGTTGACCCCGAGCAGGCCGTCGACAAGGTTCTCGATCTGTTCCTGGAACTCGGCGCTGACGACGACCAGTGCGACTTCCCCTACCTGTTCGGTAGTGGCATGGGCGGCTACGCCAAGCCCGACATGAAGACCGAGAGCGAGAACATGCGTCCGCTCTTCGACGCGATTCTGCGCCATGTTCCGCCCCCGGTCGGTGATCCCGAGAAGCCCCTGCAGCTGCAGGTAACCACCCTCGACTACAGCGATTTCCTCGGCCGGATCATGATCGGCCGGATCCACAACGGCACCATCAAAGGCAACCAGCCCGTCGCCCTGTTGCGTGACGATGGCAGCGTCAAGCGCGGTCGCATCAGCAAGCTTTTGGGTTTCCAGGGCCTCCAGCGCGTCGAGGTCGAAGAAGCCCGCGCAGGTGACCTGGTCGCCGTCTGCGGTTTTGACGAGGTGAACATCGGCGAAACGATCGCCTGCCCCGATGAGCCCCAGGCTCTGCCCCTGATCAAGGTGGATGAGCCCACCTTGCAGATGACCTTTGTGGTCAACGACTCCCCCTTCGCCGGCAAGGAAGGCAAGTTCGTCACCAGCCGTCAGGTGCGCGATCGTCTGAACAAGGAGCTGCTGACCAACGTTGCACTGCGGGTTGAAGACACCGATTCCCCTGACCGCTGGGCCGTCAGTGGCCGCGGTGAGCTGCACCTGGGAATCCTGATTGAGACCATGCGCCGCGAGGGCTATGAGTTCCAGGTCTCTCAGCCTCAGGTGATCTTCCGCACCATTGATGGCACCCCATCGGAGCCATACGAAACCCTGGTGCTGGATGTGCCTGAGGAGTCCGTTGGTGCCTGCATCGAGAAGCTCGGCGTCCGCAAGGCCGAGATGCAGAACATGGAGAACACCAACGACGGCCGCACCCAGCTGGAGTTCGTGGTGCCCTCCCGTGGCCTGATTGGTTTCCGCGGTGAGTTCATCCGCGCCACCCGTGGTGAGGGGATCATGAGCCATTCCTTCCTGGACTACCGCGCGATGCAGGGTGACTTCGACACCCGTCGCAACGGTGTTCTGATCGCCTTCGAGGAAGGCACGGCCACCTTCTATGCCCTGAAGAACGCCGAGGACCGTGGTCAGTTCTTCATCAGCCCGGGAACCAAGGTCTACAAGGGGATGATTGTTGGCGAGAACAACCGCCCCCAGGATCTTGACCTGAACGTCTGCAAGACCAAGCAGCTCACCAACATGCGCTCGGCCGGTGCGGAGGAGCTCGACACCCTCCAGGCCCCGATGCAGATGACCCTGGAGCGTGCCCTGGAGTACATCGGCCCCGACGAGATGCTCGAGGTCACTCCGGAGTCCATTCGTTTGCGCAAGCTGCCGGCGAAAAAGCCTGCGAAGCGTTGA
- the lptB gene encoding LPS export ABC transporter ATP-binding protein: MSLVLDRVALTIGGRPLVKEVSLNLNPGEVVGLLGPNGAGKTTTFNLVTGLLRPDSGAVTMDGTCVADFSMPERARLGIGYLPQEASVFRSLSVQDNLLLALQESGASKEQRRERVEQLVEDFHLKPFQHRLGYQLSGGERRRCEVARALAVGQSGPQYLLLDEPFAGVDPLAVSDLQTLIAGLRDRGMGVLITDHNVRETLSITDRAYILTEGSILASGPSREMANDPLVRRHYLGEDFRL; the protein is encoded by the coding sequence ATGAGCCTGGTTCTTGACCGCGTCGCCCTGACGATCGGGGGGCGCCCCCTGGTCAAAGAGGTCAGCCTCAACCTCAATCCAGGTGAGGTGGTGGGTTTGCTCGGGCCAAACGGTGCAGGAAAAACCACCACCTTCAATTTGGTGACCGGATTGCTGCGTCCCGATTCAGGGGCGGTGACCATGGACGGCACCTGCGTGGCTGATTTTTCGATGCCGGAGCGCGCGCGCCTGGGCATCGGTTATCTGCCCCAGGAGGCCAGCGTCTTCCGAAGCCTGAGCGTTCAGGACAACCTGCTGCTGGCTCTTCAAGAAAGTGGGGCTTCCAAGGAGCAGCGACGGGAGCGGGTGGAGCAGTTGGTCGAGGACTTCCACCTCAAGCCGTTTCAACACCGCCTGGGCTACCAACTCTCCGGTGGTGAACGGCGACGCTGCGAAGTCGCACGGGCCCTTGCCGTGGGGCAAAGCGGTCCGCAATACCTGTTGTTGGATGAACCGTTTGCCGGCGTCGATCCTCTCGCTGTGTCCGATCTACAAACCTTGATTGCTGGTTTGCGAGATCGAGGCATGGGCGTTCTGATCACGGACCACAACGTGCGAGAGACCCTCTCGATCACTGACCGCGCCTACATCCTTACGGAGGGAAGCATCTTGGCCAGTGGTCCCTCCCGGGAGATGGCCAATGACCCTTTGGTGCGTCGCCACTACCTCGGAGAGGACTTCCGGCTGTGA
- a CDS encoding DUF309 domain-containing protein, with protein MTQYLDPEETSLMRDPRFGEAVRLFNAGEWYACHDGFEELWHETQGPCRRTLQGILQIAVAHHHLDRGNQRGAMVLLGEGLGRLQGAGAVQFNLALDPLRQAARDRLLALHENRSLESLPIPMLATVRADS; from the coding sequence TTGACCCAGTACCTCGATCCAGAGGAAACCAGCCTGATGCGCGATCCCCGTTTTGGGGAAGCCGTCAGGCTTTTTAATGCCGGCGAGTGGTACGCCTGCCACGACGGTTTTGAAGAGCTCTGGCATGAAACCCAAGGGCCGTGTCGGCGGACCCTGCAGGGCATTCTTCAGATTGCGGTGGCGCATCACCACCTTGATCGCGGCAATCAGCGCGGTGCGATGGTTCTGTTGGGCGAGGGGCTTGGGCGCCTGCAGGGGGCAGGGGCGGTGCAGTTCAACCTGGCCTTGGATCCCCTGCGCCAGGCCGCCCGCGACCGACTCTTGGCCCTGCACGAGAACCGTTCTCTCGAGTCCCTCCCCATTCCCATGCTCGCCACCGTTCGTGCTGATTCCTGA
- a CDS encoding LptA/OstA family protein — protein MGLAADRSTARLRSSLLSIRLPLSVAASLGFLSLCSLPAWSQAVVPAAEVISVEEVEESSVELEGASPIPTKPLRINTGLVTIESDQQQADQQTGVITARGNVRIVYPDERVVATARQAQYFSNEGRVVLSGDVDILQDGGNWLRAEQVIYLVDSERMQAIPARGQQVFSRVVLQTIPSSGPETP, from the coding sequence GTGGGCTTGGCCGCAGATCGCAGCACTGCCCGTCTCCGGAGCAGCCTCCTGAGCATTCGCCTTCCCCTCAGCGTTGCCGCCAGCCTTGGCTTTTTAAGCCTCTGCAGCCTTCCGGCCTGGTCCCAGGCTGTGGTGCCAGCGGCTGAAGTCATCAGCGTTGAAGAGGTGGAGGAGAGCAGCGTTGAGTTAGAAGGCGCCTCCCCGATTCCCACCAAGCCGCTTCGAATCAACACCGGTTTGGTGACCATCGAGTCCGACCAGCAGCAGGCAGATCAGCAGACCGGCGTGATCACGGCCCGCGGCAATGTTCGAATCGTCTATCCCGATGAGCGGGTGGTTGCGACTGCACGCCAGGCCCAGTACTTCAGCAACGAGGGACGGGTTGTCTTAAGCGGGGATGTGGACATTCTTCAGGACGGCGGCAATTGGTTGCGGGCTGAGCAGGTCATCTACCTGGTGGATAGTGAGCGGATGCAGGCCATCCCAGCGCGCGGACAGCAGGTCTTCAGTCGCGTCGTCCTGCAAACCATTCCTAGCTCGGGCCCTGAGACGCCATGA